The segment TCGACGGTGTTGACCAGGGAGGTCTCGTAGCGGTTGAGCGGCTCGATCCCGAGCCGGACGCCCTGCGCGACTGCGTGGTCGACCACAGGGGCGAGGTGCGTGCGGAGGACGTCGTACGCCGCCTGCCGCTGGTCGGCGTCCATCCGCCAGACACGGCCGGTCGAGGCGTAGAACGGGCCGCACACCGACCGCGCGCCGATGCCGGCGGCGAAGTCGATGCAGGCGCGGAGGTAGTCCTGGGTGTCGGCGACGCACGACGCGTCGACGAGGTCGCGTCCCGGAGCCATCGCTCCCACGACGCACGGCGTCAGGCCGGTCTCGGCGAGCACGTCGGACACGACGGGGACGGTGAGGTCGCCGGCGTTCTCCAGCGGGAGCTCGACGGCGTCGAAGCCCATGCCGGCGATCCGTCGCAGCAGGTCGGGCGCGCCCGCGTCGGTGAGCGGCGAGGTCCAGACCCACGTGTTGACGCCGATCTCTCGCATGGGGCGGTCCTTCCTGGGGCGGTGTGTGTGCGTGGGGTGCGTGCTGGGGGTGGTGCGGGGACAGGTGTCGGTGGGCCGGGGCGAGCCCGGCCCACCGACGGGTGGATCAGATCACGACGAGATCCGGTTCAGGGCCGGATCAGGGGATCTGGCGGTCCTGCCAGACCTCGGGGTAACCGACGAGGTCCTCGCCACCGAACTTGGCGTAGTGGCCGTCGGGCATGCCGTCGTTGGCCTCGAGGTAGTCGGCGCGCTCGTCCTCGGTGATCGGGGTCTGCGGGAGCACCCACTCCTTCGGGACCTCCTCGCCAGCGAAGATCTTCTCGAGCGCGAGGAGCGGGGTGCGCCACTGGAAGTTGGAGTAGACGGGCGCCAGGCCGGTCAGCCCGGTGTCCTCCCACTTGCGCAGGAAGCTCATCTCGTCCTCACCGGTCATGACCGGGTAGTCGGCACCGAAGTCCTCGAAGGACTCGATGGCGGCGA is part of the Nocardioides cavernae genome and harbors:
- a CDS encoding sugar phosphate isomerase/epimerase family protein: MREIGVNTWVWTSPLTDAGAPDLLRRIAGMGFDAVELPLENAGDLTVPVVSDVLAETGLTPCVVGAMAPGRDLVDASCVADTQDYLRACIDFAAGIGARSVCGPFYASTGRVWRMDADQRQAAYDVLRTHLAPVVDHAVAQGVRLGIEPLNRYETSLVNTVDQALTALEPLLGEGLGLALDSYHLNIEERSSADAIRAAGQHLAHVQVCGSDRGAPGGDQTDWKALVSALDDVGYDGPLVIESFTADNASIATAASIWRPLAPTQDELARDGLSFLRSLA